Proteins encoded in a region of the Candidatus Zixiibacteriota bacterium genome:
- the tuf gene encoding elongation factor Tu yields the protein MAREKFQRKKPHVNVGTIGHVDHGKTTLTAAITMTLAQRGLASIRTFDSIDNAPEERERGITIATAHVEYETVARHYAHVDCPGHADYVKNMITGAAQMDGAILVVSAADGPMPQTREHILLARQVGVPRIVVFLNKVDMVDDPELLDLVELEVRDLLTTYEFPGDEVPIVRGSALKAMEAAVAGKKDDPAFECILNLMKAVDEYIPLPARETDKPFLMPVEDVFSITGRGTVGTGRVERGKVKQGDEVERVGIKETRKVVVTGVEMFRKTLDDAQAGDNVGLLLRGIDKEELERGMVLAAPGSITPHTKFKGEVYILTKEEGGRHTPFFTGYRPQFYFRTTDVTGIATLPEGTEMVMPGDSVTIVGELIAPIAMEKGLRFAIREGGRTVGAGVVADVVE from the coding sequence ATGGCCAGGGAGAAATTTCAACGCAAAAAGCCCCACGTAAACGTGGGTACCATCGGTCACGTTGATCATGGAAAGACGACGCTGACAGCCGCCATCACGATGACTCTGGCACAGCGCGGCTTGGCCTCGATCCGCACATTTGATTCGATTGACAATGCGCCCGAAGAGCGTGAGCGCGGCATCACGATCGCGACCGCGCATGTGGAATATGAAACGGTCGCTCGGCACTACGCGCACGTGGACTGTCCCGGCCATGCCGACTATGTCAAAAACATGATCACCGGCGCGGCGCAGATGGACGGGGCGATTCTGGTCGTCTCGGCCGCCGACGGTCCGATGCCGCAAACGCGCGAGCACATTCTGCTGGCACGTCAGGTCGGAGTCCCTCGGATCGTTGTCTTCCTCAACAAAGTCGACATGGTGGACGATCCCGAGCTTCTCGACCTCGTGGAGTTGGAAGTGCGCGACCTGCTGACCACCTACGAGTTCCCCGGTGATGAAGTTCCCATCGTTCGCGGCTCCGCGCTCAAGGCGATGGAGGCGGCCGTGGCGGGCAAGAAGGATGATCCCGCCTTCGAGTGCATCCTCAACCTCATGAAAGCCGTCGACGAATATATTCCGTTGCCCGCCCGTGAAACCGACAAGCCGTTCCTGATGCCGGTCGAAGACGTGTTCTCGATCACAGGTCGCGGCACAGTCGGGACCGGGCGCGTGGAGCGCGGCAAAGTCAAGCAGGGCGACGAAGTCGAGCGCGTGGGGATTAAAGAGACGCGCAAGGTCGTGGTCACGGGTGTCGAAATGTTCCGCAAGACGCTCGATGACGCACAGGCGGGCGACAATGTCGGCTTGCTGCTGCGCGGGATTGACAAGGAAGAACTCGAGCGCGGCATGGTACTGGCGGCGCCGGGGTCGATCACGCCCCACACAAAGTTTAAAGGCGAAGTTTACATCCTGACGAAGGAAGAGGGCGGTCGGCACACGCCGTTCTTTACCGGATATCGTCCCCAGTTCTACTTCCGGACGACCGACGTCACCGGCATCGCCACGCTGCCCGAGGGGACGGAAATGGTCATGCCGGGCGACTCAGTGACGATCGTCGGCGAGTTGATCGCCCCGATTGCGATGGAGAAAGGATTGCGCTTCGCGATTCGCGAAGGCGGACGCACGGTCGGCGCGGGTGTCGTCGCCGATGTCGTCGAATAG
- the secE gene encoding preprotein translocase subunit SecE: MVNKIVQYWNETVSELKKVTVPSRDEVVGSTIVVVVVSLAFGFFMFGVDLLLARGVSTLLGIG; the protein is encoded by the coding sequence TTGGTCAACAAAATTGTCCAATACTGGAATGAGACGGTCTCCGAACTCAAGAAGGTGACCGTACCCTCCAGGGATGAAGTCGTCGGCTCGACGATTGTCGTTGTGGTCGTCTCGCTGGCATTCGGGTTTTTCATGTTTGGCGTGGATCTCCTCCTCGCGCGCGGCGTGTCCACCCTGCTGGGCATCGGATGA
- the rplK gene encoding 50S ribosomal protein L11 — protein sequence MAKPITGYVKLQIPAGNATPAPPVGPALGQQGLNIMEFCKTFNARTQKDAGLIIPVVITVYKDKSFTFITKTPPAPVLLKRAVKIEKASGEPNRIKVARVTHDQLREIARIKKADLNAASEEAAMRMIAGTARSMGIDVV from the coding sequence ATGGCCAAGCCGATCACAGGATATGTCAAACTGCAGATTCCCGCCGGGAATGCGACGCCGGCGCCACCGGTCGGACCGGCACTGGGCCAACAGGGACTGAACATCATGGAATTCTGCAAGACCTTCAACGCGCGCACGCAGAAGGATGCCGGGCTGATTATTCCGGTCGTCATTACGGTCTATAAGGACAAGTCATTCACTTTCATCACCAAGACGCCCCCGGCCCCGGTGTTGCTGAAGCGCGCCGTGAAAATTGAAAAAGCATCGGGCGAACCCAACCGCATTAAGGTGGCGCGCGTGACGCATGATCAGTTGCGCGAGATCGCAAGGATCAAGAAGGCCGACCTCAATGCCGCCAGTGAAGAGGCCGCCATGCGCATGATCGCCGGGACAGCACGGAGCATGGGCATCGACGTCGTCTGA
- a CDS encoding MotA/TolQ/ExbB proton channel family protein: MIAGIIVVGPAIIGGQIWEMLAQASAFSLLILLVLCAMSIVSWAVIFMKVRSYSRVVAGGVHFRRVFRQGRRLADRLSSLAAYRNLPHWRVLDAGLREAAAFSDQNRGGESAPDAWFDLSPEQKRAVADTLERIAQEESGKLEEWTIFLATTANAAPFLGLLGTVWGIMNAFIGIGMTGSATLAVVAPGIAEALIATVVGLAAAIPAVIAYNWSIRRLRQIADDFSNLSLEFMTELTRENAREAAELSRSL, encoded by the coding sequence TTGATTGCCGGAATAATCGTCGTTGGGCCGGCCATCATCGGCGGCCAAATCTGGGAGATGCTCGCCCAAGCGAGCGCCTTCTCACTTCTCATCCTACTCGTCTTGTGCGCCATGTCCATCGTCAGTTGGGCCGTCATCTTCATGAAGGTTCGCTCCTATAGCCGTGTCGTGGCGGGGGGCGTGCACTTCCGTCGGGTATTCCGCCAGGGGCGACGGCTCGCCGATCGACTCTCGTCACTGGCGGCATACCGCAATCTGCCTCATTGGCGTGTGCTCGACGCTGGCCTGCGGGAGGCGGCGGCCTTCTCCGATCAGAATCGCGGAGGGGAGTCGGCCCCGGATGCATGGTTTGACTTGTCTCCCGAGCAGAAGCGGGCTGTAGCCGACACTTTAGAGCGCATCGCCCAAGAGGAATCAGGAAAGCTGGAGGAGTGGACGATTTTCTTGGCGACGACCGCCAATGCGGCCCCGTTCCTGGGGCTCTTGGGTACGGTCTGGGGCATCATGAACGCATTCATCGGCATCGGCATGACCGGTTCGGCGACGCTGGCCGTCGTTGCACCCGGAATCGCCGAGGCGCTGATCGCAACCGTCGTCGGTTTGGCGGCCGCGATCCCGGCTGTCATTGCCTACAACTGGAGCATCCGCCGTCTGCGACAGATCGCCGACGATTTTTCCAATCTGTCGCTGGAATTCATGACCGAATTGACCCGGGAGAACGCCCGTGAGGCAGCGGAGTTATCACGCTCTCTCTGA
- the rpmB gene encoding 50S ribosomal protein L28 yields the protein MSKVCPITGKRPGTGHTVSKANNKSKRRFNPNLVSKRVWDPRERRWVRMRISTTALRTLTKRGLVR from the coding sequence ATGTCAAAGGTTTGCCCGATTACTGGTAAACGGCCCGGAACCGGACACACCGTGTCGAAGGCCAACAACAAAAGCAAGCGTCGGTTTAATCCGAATCTGGTCTCCAAGCGAGTCTGGGACCCCAGGGAGCGCCGTTGGGTGCGCATGCGCATCTCGACGACCGCTCTGCGTACTTTGACGAAGCGGGGGCTTGTCAGGTAG
- a CDS encoding TonB C-terminal domain-containing protein, with the protein MRRYLGWSVAFHAVVIAAGAVVAPLSGVFSSSYQPMEIVSVGLIDSAPAPKGQRAEFTPPPVPEPAGDELIPIPAEKDLTLEKVADPIKVPEPKTEKKPEKKPDEKPPRQPESRTRQDERPNPSGEQLAQTDTTGGLSGSISDGEIDGVWGVETSASVNPYHRRGFSLIRSNWRNPVVGPTPRKCVVGFRVKRSGEITDVRLETLSGSRLFDESAVRAVTHTANWDQFPSFWEENEQIIHLEFEYRP; encoded by the coding sequence GTGAGGCGGTATCTGGGATGGTCTGTTGCCTTTCATGCCGTGGTGATCGCAGCCGGAGCCGTGGTCGCCCCCCTCAGCGGTGTGTTCAGCAGTTCCTATCAGCCGATGGAGATCGTCTCCGTGGGCTTGATCGATTCGGCACCCGCCCCCAAGGGGCAGAGGGCGGAGTTCACTCCACCGCCGGTGCCGGAGCCGGCAGGAGATGAACTGATCCCGATCCCAGCCGAAAAGGACTTGACGTTGGAAAAAGTTGCCGATCCGATTAAAGTTCCCGAGCCCAAAACGGAAAAGAAGCCCGAAAAGAAACCGGATGAGAAACCTCCCCGACAGCCGGAGAGCCGGACGCGGCAGGACGAAAGGCCCAACCCTTCAGGCGAGCAGTTGGCGCAAACTGATACGACCGGCGGTTTGAGCGGGTCGATCAGCGATGGCGAGATCGATGGCGTTTGGGGTGTCGAAACCTCGGCCAGTGTCAACCCCTATCACCGGCGCGGGTTCTCGTTGATTCGCTCAAACTGGCGCAATCCGGTGGTCGGTCCGACACCGCGTAAGTGTGTGGTGGGCTTTCGTGTCAAACGCTCCGGCGAGATTACCGATGTCCGACTCGAAACCCTGTCCGGCTCCCGGCTCTTCGATGAATCCGCTGTCCGCGCCGTCACACACACCGCGAATTGGGATCAGTTCCCGAGTTTCTGGGAGGAGAATGAGCAGATCATCCATCTGGAATTTGAGTACCGCCCATAG
- the nusG gene encoding transcription termination/antitermination protein NusG, which produces MKWYVAHTYSGHEKKAMKYLESAFANAGMAELLGRIVMPTQEVVEMRQGKRSSSMKKFLPGYILIEMQLSDQTQRLVTNTPGITNFVGAGGHPVPIPQNEVDHVLGQMDTSREKELSEMQYKIGDSVKVIDGPFADFSGTISEVNLERNKLKVMVSIFGRPTPVELDFLQVQST; this is translated from the coding sequence ATGAAATGGTATGTGGCCCACACCTACTCGGGTCACGAGAAAAAGGCGATGAAGTACCTCGAGAGTGCATTCGCCAACGCCGGCATGGCCGAACTTTTGGGACGCATCGTAATGCCGACCCAGGAAGTCGTCGAAATGCGCCAGGGCAAGCGCTCGTCGTCGATGAAGAAGTTCCTGCCGGGGTACATTCTCATCGAGATGCAATTGAGCGACCAGACACAACGATTGGTGACCAACACGCCGGGTATCACAAACTTCGTGGGGGCCGGAGGGCATCCGGTGCCGATTCCGCAAAACGAGGTCGATCATGTGCTCGGCCAGATGGATACCAGCCGCGAAAAGGAACTCAGCGAAATGCAGTATAAGATCGGCGATTCGGTGAAGGTCATCGACGGGCCCTTCGCCGATTTTTCCGGCACGATTTCCGAAGTCAATCTGGAACGCAACAAGTTGAAAGTCATGGTCTCGATCTTTGGGCGCCCGACACCAGTGGAATTGGATTTTCTGCAGGTTCAGTCGACGTAG
- the pal gene encoding peptidoglycan-associated lipoprotein Pal gives MKNRFIMLMVIAAISFAGCGGGPKEEMGDAQTRDTSGGTTSSTGADTDSGLRDDLSARDLGSGLQIIYFDFDKYNLRPDARTALDHNYQMLRDNPGMRIMIEGHCDERGTDEYNLALGERRAKAAKDYLAKLGIDGSRISIISYGEERPVALGHDEDAWSRNRRGEFETE, from the coding sequence GTGAAGAACAGATTCATCATGTTGATGGTGATTGCCGCTATCTCGTTTGCCGGATGCGGCGGCGGCCCCAAGGAAGAAATGGGTGACGCACAGACGCGCGACACATCGGGCGGCACAACGTCGTCGACAGGCGCCGACACGGACAGTGGCCTGCGCGATGATCTCTCCGCGCGCGATTTGGGGTCGGGATTGCAGATCATCTACTTTGATTTCGACAAGTACAATCTACGTCCCGACGCGCGCACGGCGCTCGATCACAACTATCAAATGCTGCGCGACAATCCGGGGATGCGCATCATGATCGAGGGGCATTGCGACGAGCGCGGCACCGACGAGTACAATCTGGCGCTCGGGGAGCGTCGCGCCAAGGCCGCTAAAGACTACCTGGCCAAGCTCGGGATTGACGGCTCGCGCATTTCCATCATCTCGTATGGCGAGGAGCGTCCGGTCGCTCTGGGACATGATGAGGATGCCTGGTCCAGGAATCGGCGCGGCGAGTTTGAGACGGAGTAA
- the rplA gene encoding 50S ribosomal protein L1, with protein sequence MKVGKKHRAAKERVGTEKMYGLEEAVALAREVKHTKFDESLDVVMRLGVDPKHADQMVRGSVVMPHGIGKTVRVLALTSPGKETEAQEAGADYVGLEEYLPKVQEGWLEFDAIVATPDVMSQVGRLGKILGPRGLMPSPKTGGVTMDIGNAVRELKAGKVEYRVDKAGNVHAAVGKSSFDTDKLTANARAMIESVIRAKPASSKGQYIKRVAVSTTMGPCIKVDHTQLQSEIK encoded by the coding sequence ATGAAAGTCGGCAAGAAACACCGCGCGGCCAAGGAGAGAGTCGGGACCGAGAAGATGTACGGCCTCGAGGAGGCGGTGGCATTGGCCCGGGAAGTCAAGCACACCAAATTCGACGAATCTCTGGACGTCGTGATGCGTCTGGGGGTCGATCCCAAGCATGCCGACCAGATGGTTCGCGGATCCGTCGTCATGCCGCATGGAATCGGCAAAACGGTTCGTGTGCTGGCGCTGACTTCTCCCGGCAAGGAAACAGAGGCCCAAGAGGCCGGCGCCGATTACGTCGGCTTGGAGGAGTATTTGCCCAAGGTACAAGAGGGTTGGCTGGAGTTCGATGCCATCGTCGCCACGCCCGACGTCATGTCGCAAGTCGGTCGTCTCGGCAAGATCCTCGGCCCGCGCGGTCTCATGCCGTCGCCAAAGACGGGCGGCGTGACAATGGACATCGGCAATGCCGTTCGCGAACTGAAGGCGGGCAAGGTCGAGTATCGCGTCGACAAGGCCGGCAATGTTCATGCCGCCGTCGGCAAATCATCCTTCGACACCGACAAACTGACTGCCAATGCGCGTGCGATGATTGAGTCGGTCATTCGCGCCAAACCGGCCTCTTCCAAGGGGCAGTACATCAAACGTGTGGCGGTTTCGACGACCATGGGTCCCTGTATCAAAGTCGATCACACGCAATTGCAGTCGGAGATCAAGTAA
- the rplL gene encoding 50S ribosomal protein L7/L12 → MSSAIDQVVGLIENMTVIELSELSKNLQEKFGVTAAAPVAIAAVGGDGAAAAAEEKTEFTPHLNAAGEKKIQVIKVIREITGLGLKEAKDLVDKAPNPIKENVSKEEAEQIRSKLQEVGATVEIK, encoded by the coding sequence GTGTCCAGCGCCATCGATCAGGTCGTCGGCCTCATTGAGAACATGACGGTCATCGAGCTCTCCGAGCTCTCAAAGAATCTGCAGGAGAAATTCGGCGTCACTGCAGCCGCCCCGGTAGCGATCGCAGCGGTCGGCGGCGACGGCGCCGCGGCCGCAGCAGAGGAAAAGACCGAGTTCACCCCGCATCTAAACGCTGCGGGAGAAAAGAAGATTCAGGTTATCAAGGTCATTCGCGAGATCACGGGATTGGGTCTGAAGGAGGCCAAAGACCTCGTGGACAAGGCCCCCAACCCGATCAAGGAGAACGTTTCCAAAGAGGAAGCTGAGCAGATTCGGTCCAAACTGCAGGAAGTCGGCGCCACAGTCGAAATCAAGTGA
- a CDS encoding tetratricopeptide repeat protein has translation MKSNRPWVPSGRRTIGGLALVLLSVMAASGCTSRAAMQRMQEQIDYLEASQRRVERDIIRMDSLVTGAADESRRTRAEVATTLDDLREDSRITRESIDELRRAIDRHPPQIVYRSTEPSPGEGEESTTGSASPSDAADINPSQLYENAFLDVRKGNYELAIAQFRDILQYFGDTEYAPNARYWIGECWYSLAGTASGGTAEGYYDSSIVEFEYLIANHSESDRVPTSLYKLGRCYEELGRTRRACNYYDRLINEFPKALEIPPAKSRRDALDCR, from the coding sequence ATGAAATCCAACCGACCATGGGTGCCCAGCGGGCGCCGCACGATTGGCGGATTGGCACTTGTGTTGCTGTCAGTGATGGCCGCGTCCGGCTGCACGTCTCGCGCTGCGATGCAACGCATGCAGGAACAGATCGACTACCTGGAAGCATCACAGCGACGCGTGGAGCGCGACATCATCCGGATGGATTCGCTGGTGACCGGCGCGGCCGATGAATCGCGCCGAACCCGCGCGGAGGTGGCCACGACGCTGGATGACTTGCGGGAGGATTCGCGCATCACCCGCGAGTCGATCGACGAATTGCGCCGCGCGATCGACCGCCACCCACCCCAGATCGTGTACCGGTCGACCGAGCCATCGCCGGGCGAAGGTGAAGAATCGACGACGGGCAGCGCATCGCCGAGTGACGCCGCCGACATCAACCCCTCGCAACTCTATGAGAACGCCTTCCTCGATGTCCGCAAAGGAAACTACGAGTTGGCCATCGCCCAATTCCGCGACATCCTGCAGTACTTCGGCGACACCGAATACGCGCCCAACGCCCGGTATTGGATCGGAGAGTGTTGGTACTCCCTGGCGGGGACGGCCTCCGGTGGGACGGCCGAGGGATACTATGATTCGTCGATCGTCGAATTCGAATACCTGATTGCCAACCATTCGGAGAGCGATCGCGTCCCGACCTCCTTATACAAACTGGGGCGTTGTTATGAGGAATTGGGACGCACACGACGAGCATGCAACTACTACGACCGACTGATCAACGAATTCCCGAAGGCGCTGGAGATCCCACCCGCCAAGAGCCGTCGCGACGCGCTCGACTGCCGGTAA
- the ligA gene encoding NAD-dependent DNA ligase LigA — MARQKSTTALSKSPVPKAIRDEARKLREQLEYHSHRYHVLDSPQITDAEYDRLYDRLIQLEAQHPALIAPDSPTQRIGAAPLAAFGQVQHHVPMMSLQKVNTSGEFTEFHQRLIRLLDGPQPSYVIEPKLDGLAVELTYVDGKLSVGSTRGDGVTGEDVTANLRTIKSVPLRLTGRSTGTLDVRGEVVLRRSDFERLNAQRLAAGEEPMANPRNGAAGSLRQLDPQVTAGRPLVFYAYGLGRVGGLEVSRQSAALEFLRSAGFRVHALVRLCPLVTDVIAAHDSIGTQRNEIDEEIDGTVVKIDDFRQQEQLGAVSHHPRWAVAWKFPAQEETTIVADIILSVGRTGIISPVAALHPVRVGGVTVQRASLHNEDELRRKDVRVGDKVIIRRAGDVIPEVVQVVPGGKSPRSKPFEFPKVCPACGASTVRDPESAFHRCTNPSCPAQVKERLAHFVSKAGVDVEGMGGRLVEQLADRGVIADVADIYFLDRAKLDHLDRMGDRLAENLLNAIEKARHPDLPHLLAALGIPGVGEHIAKVLARSFGSMERIASAPIEELNAVHEIGPIIAASIHQFFSMKETARLLEKLKRGGVVFPEVSTGPVGAQPFAGKTFVLTGTLTSMTRTEAGERIESLGGRVAGSVSKKTDVVVAGEAAGSKLEKARQLGITIWDEDQFERAVQHL; from the coding sequence ATGGCCAGACAGAAATCCACAACCGCCTTATCAAAGTCGCCAGTTCCCAAGGCGATCCGCGACGAGGCCAGAAAGCTGCGTGAACAGCTCGAGTATCACTCGCATCGGTATCATGTCCTCGACTCTCCCCAGATCACCGACGCAGAGTACGATCGGCTCTACGACCGCCTGATTCAGCTTGAGGCGCAGCATCCGGCTCTGATTGCGCCGGATTCCCCCACGCAGCGCATTGGCGCGGCGCCGTTGGCAGCGTTCGGCCAAGTGCAGCACCATGTGCCGATGATGTCGCTGCAAAAGGTCAACACGTCGGGGGAATTCACGGAGTTCCATCAGCGGCTGATACGACTCCTCGACGGGCCGCAGCCCAGTTATGTAATCGAGCCGAAACTCGACGGTCTGGCGGTTGAGTTGACATACGTGGATGGCAAGTTGAGCGTCGGTTCCACGCGCGGCGACGGTGTCACCGGAGAGGATGTCACCGCTAACTTGCGAACCATTAAGTCGGTCCCGCTGCGATTGACCGGTCGGTCGACGGGCACGCTCGATGTGCGCGGCGAGGTCGTGCTGCGGCGAAGCGATTTCGAACGATTGAACGCACAACGGCTGGCTGCCGGGGAAGAACCGATGGCCAACCCGCGCAACGGCGCCGCCGGATCGCTGCGTCAGTTGGACCCACAAGTGACCGCCGGGCGGCCGCTGGTCTTTTATGCCTACGGTTTGGGGCGGGTAGGTGGTTTGGAAGTCAGCCGGCAGTCGGCGGCCCTGGAGTTTCTCAGAAGCGCGGGATTCCGTGTGCATGCGTTGGTGCGACTCTGTCCCCTGGTCACCGACGTGATCGCGGCACACGACAGCATCGGTACGCAACGGAACGAGATTGATGAAGAGATCGACGGTACGGTGGTCAAGATCGATGACTTTCGCCAACAAGAGCAGCTCGGGGCGGTCTCGCACCATCCGCGCTGGGCGGTGGCATGGAAGTTTCCGGCGCAGGAGGAGACAACGATCGTGGCAGACATCATCCTGTCGGTCGGCCGAACGGGAATCATCAGTCCGGTGGCTGCCCTCCATCCGGTGCGCGTCGGCGGCGTGACGGTCCAGCGGGCGAGTCTGCACAACGAAGATGAGCTCCGACGCAAGGATGTGCGTGTCGGCGACAAGGTCATCATACGCCGCGCCGGAGATGTGATCCCGGAAGTCGTACAGGTCGTGCCCGGAGGCAAGTCGCCCCGCTCGAAACCGTTCGAGTTTCCGAAAGTGTGTCCCGCGTGTGGCGCCTCAACGGTGCGCGATCCGGAATCCGCCTTCCACCGTTGCACCAATCCCTCATGCCCGGCGCAGGTCAAAGAGCGTCTTGCGCATTTCGTGTCCAAGGCCGGAGTCGATGTGGAGGGGATGGGAGGACGACTCGTTGAGCAACTGGCTGACCGCGGGGTCATCGCCGATGTTGCCGATATTTACTTCCTCGATCGCGCCAAACTCGATCACCTGGATCGCATGGGCGATCGTTTAGCCGAAAATCTGCTGAACGCTATCGAGAAGGCCCGTCATCCGGACTTGCCGCACTTATTGGCCGCGCTCGGAATTCCCGGAGTCGGAGAACACATTGCCAAGGTCCTGGCGCGTTCATTCGGGTCGATGGAACGGATTGCCTCGGCCCCAATTGAAGAATTGAACGCGGTCCACGAGATCGGACCGATCATTGCTGCCAGCATCCATCAGTTCTTCTCGATGAAAGAGACGGCGCGTTTATTGGAGAAACTCAAACGCGGCGGCGTCGTCTTCCCGGAAGTCTCAACAGGGCCGGTTGGCGCGCAACCTTTTGCGGGAAAGACGTTTGTGCTGACCGGCACGCTGACATCGATGACGCGTACCGAGGCGGGCGAGCGGATCGAGTCGCTGGGGGGGCGTGTCGCGGGATCGGTCTCGAAAAAGACCGACGTGGTCGTTGCCGGTGAGGCGGCCGGGTCGAAACTGGAGAAGGCCCGCCAACTTGGTATCACAATTTGGGATGAGGATCAGTTCGAAAGAGCAGTCCAGCATCTGTAG
- a CDS encoding biopolymer transporter ExbD has translation MITAPLLQSGIEVDLPRTTSPAEEPSEGVIVTITKEGGVFINDVYRTDDQWENELLRIGRAQAGQKAYLRADETVGYGRVVEVLGAMKRVGFQEVGLVTRPVEIEEKKKTEERGVDWG, from the coding sequence ATGATCACTGCGCCGCTCCTGCAGAGCGGCATCGAGGTGGATCTGCCCCGGACCACGAGTCCCGCCGAAGAGCCCTCCGAGGGCGTCATCGTGACCATCACCAAAGAGGGAGGCGTATTCATCAACGACGTCTACCGGACCGACGATCAGTGGGAGAACGAACTCCTTCGCATCGGGCGGGCCCAGGCGGGACAGAAGGCATATCTGCGCGCCGACGAGACGGTCGGTTACGGTCGAGTCGTGGAAGTCCTCGGTGCCATGAAGCGCGTCGGATTCCAGGAAGTCGGATTGGTGACGCGTCCGGTCGAAATCGAAGAAAAGAAGAAAACCGAAGAGCGCGGCGTTGATTGGGGTTAG
- the rplJ gene encoding 50S ribosomal protein L10: protein MARPEKVQIVEEITETLRTSGSVFVTHYAGLTVADLTQLRSQLRNAGVRYKVVKNTLLRRAANEAGFPELADHFEGPTAVAMGPSDPIPVAKILNDFSERLELPKVRAFFVERKSYDPADVKKLAKLPSREVLLSQVVAAVQAPIAGFIGTLDGIIREFVGTLDAIARKKSA from the coding sequence ATGGCGCGGCCGGAGAAAGTCCAGATTGTCGAAGAAATCACCGAGACACTGCGCACCTCGGGTTCTGTCTTTGTGACACACTACGCCGGATTGACGGTTGCGGATTTGACGCAATTGCGGTCGCAATTGCGCAATGCCGGGGTCCGCTACAAAGTGGTCAAAAACACCCTGCTGCGCCGTGCGGCCAATGAGGCGGGATTTCCCGAGTTGGCAGACCACTTTGAAGGTCCGACCGCGGTTGCGATGGGCCCGAGCGATCCCATTCCGGTCGCCAAGATTCTCAACGATTTCTCCGAACGCCTTGAGCTGCCGAAGGTTCGGGCGTTTTTTGTCGAGCGCAAATCGTACGATCCCGCCGACGTTAAGAAACTCGCCAAGCTGCCGTCGCGTGAGGTGCTCCTATCGCAGGTCGTGGCCGCCGTCCAGGCGCCGATTGCCGGATTCATCGGCACTCTCGATGGCATCATCCGTGAGTTCGTCGGCACCCTCGACGCCATCGCCAGGAAAAAGAGCGCATAA